In Synchiropus splendidus isolate RoL2022-P1 chromosome 11, RoL_Sspl_1.0, whole genome shotgun sequence, the DNA window CTTGACTTTAGAGGTGTCCTCACCTGTGAGCTCGCCGAGGCGCGCAGGTGATGAGCGTGTTGAACAGTTCCTGGCACAGCTTGGACGAAATGAGAGCGGGACATTGATCCACGTCCAACGCCAGGGCGAGCATTCCTTGTAAACTGGAAACTATCCTTTGTATCAGGAAGGGACAAAGCAAATTCAGTGAACACCTTACACTGGACAAACCACTTGTGACCGTAAATTCCACCtgatattttcatcattttctttggCTGCTTCGATCTTGTCTTCAGATTCGGGTGATTTCACAATCGCCGCAAATATCCACTCGATCACATCCctgaaataagaaaaatataCTCCAAATCTTGAGTGTCAAAAGGGGCCCAAACCTTCTATCTCATCCGAAGATGATCAGATCAGTTTAGTAAAAATGTTTGGATTGAAGGCGTTACTTCCCAGACACCATGCACATGTGCAATGATTTCCCCACTCACCTGACATGACTGAAGTGTCGCTCACAGGACAAGGTGGCTTTGGCAATTGAATTGCAAAGGTCCGAGTCGGTGCGTTTCTCCACGTAGTCGTCCGTCACTGTTTGCAAAACGTACTCCAAAAACATGCGTACTACCTCACTTCTGAGCATCTTCGCAGGGTTCTACAAAAGCCAGAGCCATAAACATTAGcaagcaaaagaaaacacatgaacGGAAGTCTACCTCAAAAAGTCATATCACAATATCAGGATGCTAACTGTTTTTGTCACAATAAATCTGCATTGAAACACAAGTACCTCATTGTTCATCACTGAAGCCAACAAATCCCAACTCCACGGAACAGTGTCTCTGTCAGCCATGTGATGCCTGTGACAGAAATCTACTTTaatctaaaaataataacagatattTGATCAGAAACAACATGAATACGGATCGCTGTTCTCACCTTTGAATCTTCATCAACTGGTTGAAGGAACACACGCAGTGATACGGAGCGCTCTGTGGGTTTAGCAGTATGCCAAGCAAGTGGATTGTGAGGTTTTTGGGAGGATGGCAACCAGATTTGAAAAAGTCTGACACAAGCTGCAAAGTGCCTTCGGTGTAGTTCTCATCGATTGTACAGTAAATTAGGTTGAGCATCTGTCGAGACAGCAACTGGGACGGTTTGGGTTTCTCGTCTTTTACTGGagtctgaaaaataaaaccttttttaatcatcaaaacataaaatgaataGACGTGAAAAGTGTCTTACCAAAGTTTTTCCAGTCATTAACTGATTTAGAGCAACTGGACACACAAACTGCGTCTTCTCTTCAAAGGCATCACTCGAGTCCTGATGGAATCTGCTCTCCAAATTTAAATCGTCATCTTCCCATTCGATACACGGAGGACTGTCGTTTCTGAGGTCGTCCATGTACGACACGGTCGGCCAGTCTCCCTCTTCAAGTTCAGACAGCGGAGAAGCACTAGAGAGGCACTTGTACCAGGGACTAGCAGGACTTGAAGAGCCCTCACTCCTGACTGCCTCGGATTGGATTTTCGTTCGTGAGTCACCACTGGACTTGAAGAGTGTGTCAGCTGGATCGTGAGATACATGATTTGAAGACACAGGTTCAATTTTGGATGTTGATGGTGAGGTGAAGAGTTTGGAGGCACATATGTGATATTGCTTGTCTTCAACAGTCATCACCGAAGAGTCTTTAACTGAGAACAGAGAGGAGTTGGCTTCACCTCCTGTCAGCTGAGATTCAGTCAAGTCTTCTCCTGCAGTCCTTTTAATAGCAGGCAGTTGTAACAAGTCATCAACCGACGAGCAATCCCTGCCAATTGGGGC includes these proteins:
- the simc1 gene encoding SUMO-interacting motif-containing protein 1, producing the protein MGDVIMISSDSDSDVEVTCSTDAPEVGSCVATTLTKCIHNVDVNSTLAPSKRHEWLKRKRSLSTSRTMLLEQEVKLDQPVKTDPCDSPDSLKPWEGVLHSTRLQMPSINAPIGRDCSSVDDLLQLPAIKRTAGEDLTESQLTGGEANSSLFSVKDSSVMTVEDKQYHICASKLFTSPSTSKIEPVSSNHVSHDPADTLFKSSGDSRTKIQSEAVRSEGSSSPASPWYKCLSSASPLSELEEGDWPTVSYMDDLRNDSPPCIEWEDDDLNLESRFHQDSSDAFEEKTQFVCPVALNQLMTGKTLTPVKDEKPKPSQLLSRQMLNLIYCTIDENYTEGTLQLVSDFFKSGCHPPKNLTIHLLGILLNPQSAPYHCVCSFNQLMKIQRHHMADRDTVPWSWDLLASVMNNENPAKMLRSEVVRMFLEYVLQTVTDDYVEKRTDSDLCNSIAKATLSCERHFSHVRDVIEWIFAAIVKSPESEDKIEAAKENDENIRIVSSLQGMLALALDVDQCPALISSKLCQELFNTLITCAPRRAHRMMFLESLQSQPLRCKLLERLLEYSCPVKVCLPMSLSLLLHFLQNCSPIPDLKGGAEKWRDWEELLQLLWMLLLSYNKTMKGYLSTSASECSNLSSNMIFKKEDRLTKASVCEGVDTFRSRSRHDLDNAPFHVEESLSYLMEYLLAVCQE